In Methanocorpusculum vombati, a genomic segment contains:
- a CDS encoding carboxymuconolactone decarboxylase family protein: MTEKTHTCGCHQETGGMKELEKNIGHVPVFFRGLAKSDPSMHEAILKLDNYIWADGALSRKQKKLMAIAIAAAMRDDHALHAQMQGAKKLGVTLEEVEEALRVAFMLAGMPSYVYGKTEAAEIFK; the protein is encoded by the coding sequence ATGACAGAAAAGACTCACACCTGCGGCTGCCACCAGGAAACCGGCGGCATGAAAGAACTTGAGAAAAACATCGGTCATGTTCCGGTCTTTTTCCGCGGACTCGCCAAGTCCGACCCGTCGATGCACGAGGCAATCCTCAAACTGGACAACTACATCTGGGCGGACGGAGCACTTTCCCGCAAACAGAAGAAACTGATGGCAATCGCAATTGCTGCCGCGATGCGCGACGACCATGCACTGCATGCACAGATGCAGGGGGCAAAGAAGCTCGGTGTCACCTTAGAAGAGGTTGAGGAAGCACTTCGTGTCGCGTTCATGCTTGCCGGCATGCCGTCTTATGTGTACGGCAAGACCGAAGCAGCAGAGATCTTCAAATAA
- a CDS encoding undecaprenyl diphosphate synthase family protein — translation MLYPLYEYLIQRKLDAGLFPGELCFMLSEADLLADPGRVETVVGWCMEFPAIKRIIFHIASKDPAALEGVMPSLESLGDAVSVRLSMPSGEVISGAGMPEILIVLGRSGREEITGAIAAIAKEGIDPETITEETIESHLLYQVNPDFVIKTGGSHLTDFLIWQSVYSELFFTDVNWCRFRRLDLLRALRDYQSRVRRYGT, via the coding sequence ATGCTCTACCCGCTGTATGAATATCTTATCCAGCGGAAACTGGACGCGGGTCTGTTTCCGGGAGAACTCTGTTTCATGCTCAGCGAAGCGGATCTTCTTGCAGATCCCGGACGGGTGGAGACGGTTGTGGGCTGGTGCATGGAGTTTCCCGCAATCAAACGAATTATTTTTCACATAGCCTCAAAGGATCCCGCAGCGCTTGAGGGAGTGATGCCGTCTCTGGAGTCTCTTGGCGACGCAGTGTCGGTGCGCCTGAGTATGCCGTCGGGAGAGGTCATCTCCGGTGCGGGGATGCCTGAAATTCTGATTGTGCTTGGACGCAGCGGGCGCGAGGAGATCACGGGAGCAATTGCCGCGATCGCGAAGGAGGGAATTGATCCGGAGACGATTACGGAGGAGACGATCGAGTCGCATCTTTTGTATCAGGTGAATCCCGACTTTGTGATCAAAACGGGAGGCAGTCATCTGACGGATTTTCTGATCTGGCAGTCGGTGTACTCCGAACTGTTTTTTACGGACGTCAATTGGTGCAGGTTCCGGCGGCTGGATCTGCTGCGGGCTCTCCGCGATTATCAGTCGCGGGTCCGCCGTTACGGGACGTAA
- a CDS encoding ATP-binding cassette domain-containing protein, protein MNLVFDAVRFRRDAFTLAADAVFSRGVHLISGRIGTGKSTLALAAAGLLTPDAGKIRYEGCSGTPLLLMQFPEYQITGTTVTGEIASWNITGNEETFAHLNVTPSNRDPFTLSRGELRRLELACILARESDLLILDEPYASLDQCAKPVLTRLLEQRSGITLVFSHETEGVPAAADHWTIRNGELQHE, encoded by the coding sequence GTGAACCTCGTCTTCGATGCAGTCCGGTTCCGGCGGGATGCATTCACTCTTGCCGCAGATGCAGTGTTCTCCCGCGGCGTTCATCTCATATCCGGACGGATCGGTACCGGCAAGTCCACGCTCGCACTCGCTGCCGCAGGTCTTCTCACCCCGGACGCGGGGAAGATCCGGTATGAGGGATGCAGCGGAACTCCGCTTCTTCTGATGCAGTTCCCCGAGTATCAGATAACCGGTACCACGGTGACCGGGGAGATCGCTTCCTGGAACATCACCGGAAATGAGGAGACGTTTGCGCATCTGAACGTCACGCCCTCCAACCGCGATCCCTTCACCCTGTCCCGCGGCGAACTGCGGCGGCTGGAGCTCGCCTGCATTCTTGCACGCGAAAGTGATCTCCTGATACTTGACGAACCGTACGCCTCCCTGGACCAATGCGCAAAGCCGGTTCTCACCAGACTTCTGGAACAGCGTTCCGGCATCACCCTCGTCTTCTCCCATGAAACCGAAGGTGTTCCGGCAGCAGCAGACCACTGGACAATCAGGAATGGAGAGCTTCAGCATGAGTGA
- a CDS encoding ABC transporter ATP-binding protein, which produces MISVTSLRCGILDIPHLTIPQGITAVTGDNGAGKTTLLRALAGMVLPESGTIIIDGVPPRECEVGCVSEFPDRHLIFSVVHDEIASPLRFAYREPAAVAARVAEVAGRFGITHLLNRECRTLSGGEKMLVGVATALAADPVLLVLDEPDSHLDPETAGELFWKIRDSGCPHVVWSTHSRRIRENADQKLVLAHGLVEQT; this is translated from the coding sequence GTGATATCCGTTACCAGTCTCAGATGCGGGATTCTGGATATCCCGCACCTCACCATCCCGCAGGGGATTACGGCGGTGACCGGAGACAACGGAGCGGGAAAGACCACGCTGCTCCGCGCTCTTGCAGGCATGGTTCTGCCGGAGTCCGGAACAATCATCATAGACGGGGTACCTCCCCGCGAGTGTGAAGTCGGCTGTGTCTCCGAGTTTCCCGACCGGCATCTGATCTTTTCGGTGGTGCACGATGAGATCGCATCGCCTCTGCGGTTCGCGTACCGCGAACCGGCCGCGGTCGCGGCCCGCGTCGCTGAAGTCGCAGGCCGGTTCGGCATCACGCATCTGCTGAACCGGGAGTGCCGGACACTCTCCGGCGGCGAGAAGATGCTTGTCGGAGTCGCAACAGCACTCGCCGCAGATCCGGTGCTGCTCGTTCTGGATGAACCGGACTCGCATCTTGATCCGGAAACCGCCGGCGAACTGTTTTGGAAAATCCGGGACTCCGGCTGTCCGCATGTGGTGTGGAGCACGCACTCCCGCAGAATCCGGGAGAACGCGGATCAAAAACTTGTGCTTGCACACGGGCTGGTGGAGCAGACGTGA
- a CDS encoding archease, producing MTFEELEHTADVRMRITAPTLPELFAESGFALAETLYGKYQRDAATVSFPIEAGGKDAEEGVVNFLSELLFLTETEYLVPVSFDLAADGCAVCGTVSGVLFDRTKHAGGIGVKGISYSGISFTKTAAGYELIIIFDI from the coding sequence ATGACCTTTGAGGAACTTGAACACACCGCCGATGTGCGGATGAGGATTACCGCACCGACACTTCCGGAACTGTTTGCCGAGAGCGGATTTGCGCTTGCGGAGACGTTGTACGGAAAGTATCAGAGAGATGCGGCAACCGTGTCCTTCCCTATCGAAGCCGGGGGAAAGGATGCCGAGGAAGGAGTTGTGAACTTTCTGTCGGAGCTGCTGTTTCTTACCGAGACAGAGTATCTGGTGCCGGTCTCCTTTGATCTTGCCGCAGACGGCTGTGCCGTCTGCGGGACCGTGTCAGGTGTGTTGTTCGATCGAACAAAACACGCAGGGGGTATCGGCGTGAAAGGTATCTCCTACTCCGGCATTTCGTTTACAAAAACCGCCGCGGGCTATGAACTCATCATCATCTTTGATATCTAA
- a CDS encoding flavodoxin family protein: MTKKVLALFGSNILGGNTDKLLSAAVKGVEDAGCTVDRINVAHLHAGPCNQTYSCMIEPTCAIEDDMQDAYRKIKQADGIIIATPVMTYGIPGALKCFMDRCQPFYMAKYYRKQPFITPEHAKIRRTLFLCIGGMNAPDVFTGPVLTTKAFCAIVDAKYADELLQNDMDTIINLDNKPEVLAAAYEKGKALGERIVKMRDGE; encoded by the coding sequence ATGACAAAGAAAGTGCTGGCGCTGTTCGGGAGCAATATCCTTGGGGGGAACACCGACAAACTGCTGAGTGCGGCAGTCAAAGGAGTTGAAGACGCGGGGTGTACGGTTGACCGGATCAATGTGGCACACCTGCATGCCGGCCCCTGCAACCAGACGTACTCCTGCATGATTGAACCCACCTGCGCAATCGAGGATGATATGCAGGATGCCTACCGCAAAATAAAACAGGCGGACGGCATTATCATCGCAACCCCGGTGATGACCTACGGCATTCCGGGTGCGCTCAAATGTTTCATGGATCGCTGCCAGCCGTTCTACATGGCGAAGTACTACCGCAAACAGCCGTTCATCACTCCGGAACATGCGAAGATCCGCCGCACGCTGTTTCTGTGCATCGGGGGAATGAACGCGCCCGATGTGTTTACCGGGCCTGTTCTGACCACAAAGGCGTTCTGTGCGATTGTGGACGCAAAGTACGCGGACGAACTGCTGCAGAACGATATGGATACCATCATCAATCTTGACAATAAACCGGAAGTTCTTGCGGCTGCATACGAAAAAGGAAAAGCGCTTGGTGAACGGATTGTAAAAATGCGGGACGGGGAATAA
- a CDS encoding DUF2551 domain-containing protein — MLSPSDLRKEIENRLRKYLARDKSGIRKELLSLFVRAKSLTVAQIHEKLAEKFSVSYHSIASMVGTIASKLGILSTRRSPDGTTGVYEVKEQYVDVIEQAIATAV; from the coding sequence ATGCTATCTCCTTCTGACCTGCGAAAAGAGATAGAGAACCGGCTTCGAAAGTATCTTGCCCGGGACAAATCAGGAATCCGCAAAGAACTGCTCAGCCTGTTTGTCCGTGCAAAGTCACTGACGGTCGCGCAGATTCACGAGAAACTGGCGGAGAAATTCAGTGTCAGCTACCACTCGATCGCGTCGATGGTTGGCACAATCGCTTCCAAACTCGGAATTCTCTCTACACGCCGCAGCCCCGATGGAACAACTGGGGTATACGAAGTCAAAGAACAGTATGTTGATGTAATTGAGCAGGCGATCGCGACAGCGGTCTAG
- the uppS gene encoding polyprenyl diphosphate synthase — protein MSIRSVAENVYAKRLRRSLTHIPNHVAIIQDGNRRYARARGKDTGYGHRLGADTTERVLDWMGELGIRHVTFFAFSTENFRRPEEEKEELHQLFMEKFSALLTDERVSRHEINVSVIGDRSLLDEELKKTIQDVEAATKNYSRYFIHIALAYGGRNEIVTTAKKIVTAVQSGKISADQITPELVTENMYQGVAMPPVDLIIRTANDRRTSNFLPWMANGNEAAVCFCTPTWPEFRYVDMLRALRIYDERMRETLIT, from the coding sequence GTGAGCATCCGGTCGGTGGCCGAGAATGTGTACGCGAAGAGACTCAGAAGAAGTCTCACCCATATCCCGAACCATGTGGCGATTATTCAGGACGGCAACCGGCGGTATGCCAGAGCACGCGGGAAGGATACGGGATACGGACACAGACTCGGCGCCGACACAACGGAGAGGGTGCTTGACTGGATGGGAGAACTGGGTATCCGTCATGTAACGTTTTTTGCGTTTTCGACCGAGAACTTCCGCCGACCCGAAGAGGAGAAGGAGGAACTCCACCAGCTGTTTATGGAAAAGTTCTCTGCCCTGCTGACCGACGAACGGGTGTCCCGGCACGAGATCAATGTCTCGGTGATCGGCGATCGGTCGCTGCTGGATGAGGAACTGAAAAAAACGATTCAGGATGTTGAAGCGGCAACGAAAAATTATTCACGCTATTTTATTCACATCGCCCTTGCCTACGGGGGAAGAAATGAGATCGTGACAACGGCGAAAAAAATTGTCACCGCAGTGCAGTCCGGCAAAATCTCCGCGGATCAGATCACTCCGGAGCTGGTAACGGAGAATATGTACCAGGGAGTTGCCATGCCGCCGGTGGATTTGATTATCCGAACGGCAAACGATCGCCGCACCTCAAACTTTCTGCCGTGGATGGCGAACGGCAACGAGGCGGCGGTGTGTTTCTGCACGCCGACCTGGCCGGAGTTCCGATATGTGGATATGCTGCGCGCGCTGCGCATCTACGATGAGCGGATGCGCGAGACATTGATCACATAA
- a CDS encoding DUF1848 domain-containing protein, which translates to MIISASRRTDIPAFFAEWFCNRIRAGFCYVRNPYSQKITRVSLARGDADVIVFWTKNAAPMMEKLSAIDASGIPYYFQYAVTPYGSDVEPGLKKRGCIENFLELSEVLGKDRMLWRYDPILITENYPVEFHAEAFAQLCEIFSDAACRCTISFVDAYRASPYRPCTVPEMERLAEIFSATAKCFGLPLVSCAEEIDLRRFGIGPASCVDKTVCEHLLGRSLPVKRDRNQRAACGCAESVDVGAYGTCNNGCRYCYACGGRAAGAHDPASPLIAGWPTEEEEHTLRRTANQTTLFT; encoded by the coding sequence ATGATCATCTCTGCCTCACGGCGTACGGATATTCCTGCCTTTTTTGCGGAGTGGTTCTGCAACCGCATCAGAGCAGGGTTCTGTTACGTCCGCAATCCCTACTCGCAGAAGATCACGCGTGTGTCTCTGGCGCGTGGGGATGCGGATGTGATCGTGTTCTGGACAAAGAATGCGGCACCGATGATGGAAAAACTTTCTGCGATTGATGCATCCGGTATCCCGTACTATTTTCAGTACGCCGTAACACCGTACGGTTCGGATGTGGAGCCTGGCCTGAAGAAGCGCGGCTGCATCGAAAATTTTCTTGAGCTGTCGGAAGTCCTGGGAAAAGATCGCATGCTGTGGCGCTACGATCCGATCCTCATTACGGAAAACTATCCGGTGGAGTTCCATGCGGAGGCGTTTGCGCAGTTGTGCGAAATATTTTCGGACGCAGCCTGCCGGTGCACGATCAGTTTTGTGGATGCGTATCGTGCTTCACCCTATCGTCCGTGTACGGTTCCCGAGATGGAGCGCCTCGCAGAAATTTTTTCTGCGACGGCGAAATGTTTCGGACTGCCGCTCGTCTCCTGCGCAGAAGAGATCGATCTGCGCCGGTTCGGGATTGGTCCTGCGTCGTGCGTGGACAAAACGGTGTGCGAACATCTCTTGGGGCGATCCCTTCCGGTAAAACGGGATAGAAATCAGCGTGCGGCCTGCGGCTGTGCGGAGAGTGTTGATGTCGGGGCGTACGGTACCTGTAACAACGGTTGCCGGTACTGTTACGCCTGCGGCGGCCGGGCCGCCGGGGCGCACGATCCCGCATCCCCTCTGATTGCCGGGTGGCCGACGGAGGAGGAGGAACATACGCTGCGGCGTACCGCCAATCAGACAACGCTGTTCACGTGA
- a CDS encoding biotin--[acetyl-CoA-carboxylase] ligase, with amino-acid sequence MTQTIFDVLRILDEAGIGKPVSGEVISERLGITRTAVWKYVNLLREVGYCIDASPKTGYALQKRTWLLLPYEVKRFLKTQTIGQEMHHFEQVPSTNALARQMLHEVGDEVQPGTVLIAEQQTGGIGRMNRVWMSPEGGIWATIVVMPKLNVDQTFSIMMAGSLALARAIRHEFGLSALIKWPNDVFIGDKKVAGMTLELSADEDILRYCLIGVGIDVNVSVERTMPNISKLVTSISDELGHEVERAQFFAKFLKEFERRYQMVLMGETEPLFREWRSLSYTLHRRVRIRTMKESFEGEAIDIDEHGALLVHRDGGEVERVIAGDCFML; translated from the coding sequence ATGACACAGACAATATTTGATGTTCTGCGAATCCTTGACGAGGCAGGCATCGGCAAACCGGTGTCCGGAGAGGTTATCAGCGAACGCCTTGGGATTACCCGTACCGCCGTATGGAAATATGTGAACCTGCTCCGGGAGGTAGGATACTGCATTGATGCGTCACCGAAGACAGGTTACGCACTCCAGAAACGGACCTGGCTTCTGCTTCCCTACGAAGTCAAACGATTCCTCAAGACGCAGACCATCGGTCAGGAGATGCACCACTTTGAGCAGGTTCCCTCCACAAATGCGCTCGCCCGCCAGATGCTGCACGAGGTCGGCGACGAAGTCCAGCCGGGAACCGTGCTGATCGCAGAACAGCAGACCGGCGGTATCGGCAGGATGAACCGTGTCTGGATGAGTCCGGAAGGCGGCATCTGGGCAACAATTGTGGTCATGCCAAAGCTCAACGTCGATCAGACCTTCAGTATCATGATGGCAGGATCCCTTGCCCTTGCCCGGGCAATCCGCCATGAGTTCGGACTCTCGGCTCTGATCAAGTGGCCGAATGATGTATTCATCGGCGACAAAAAAGTTGCAGGTATGACCCTTGAGCTCTCGGCGGACGAAGATATTCTCCGGTACTGTCTGATCGGTGTCGGCATCGATGTGAACGTCTCGGTTGAGCGGACGATGCCGAACATCTCAAAGCTTGTCACCTCCATCTCCGACGAACTCGGTCACGAGGTGGAGCGGGCGCAGTTCTTCGCAAAGTTCCTCAAAGAGTTTGAGCGCCGGTATCAGATGGTGCTGATGGGCGAGACAGAACCGCTGTTCCGCGAATGGCGCAGCCTGTCCTACACCCTGCACCGCCGCGTCCGCATCCGGACAATGAAGGAAAGTTTCGAAGGCGAGGCAATCGATATCGATGAGCACGGGGCACTGCTGGTACATCGCGACGGCGGCGAGGTCGAACGCGTGATTGCCGGCGACTGCTTCATGCTCTGA
- a CDS encoding RtcB family protein, with the protein MNDQIRNISDTEWEIPQGFVPGMRVPGTFFLSRRLAEGLEEGALTQLANVATLPGILRCSLGMPDIHWGYGFPIGGVAAFDEEEGVISPGGVGFDINCGVRMITTPLTVTDIPDMKGLIEDLFATVPTGVGSKSPVRLSQNDLSNVLTDGAANAVELGYGMEGDVRRCEENGAMPGAELEFVSKKARARGIPQCGTLGSGNHFLEVQAIDEIPDPATAKTFGVAEGQICVMIHCGSRGLGHQVCTDHLKVLEEAVKKYGIDLPDRQLACAPLHSPEGEAYFGAMAASANYAWANRQIITHLVRELFVKRFGIAYEEMPLVYDVAHNVAKWEEHETADAAAGRRRVCVHRKGATRAFGPGRSEIVQEFRDAGQPVIIPGSMGTSSYLLAGTTTAMERTFGSTCHGAGRVQSRSSAKRSLTGAAVAEDLAKRGIIVRAPNAAAIAEEAPDVYKPSSEVVQVVHDAGISRIVARFRPLGVIKG; encoded by the coding sequence ATGAACGATCAGATACGAAATATTTCAGATACCGAGTGGGAGATCCCCCAGGGATTTGTCCCGGGCATGCGGGTTCCGGGAACGTTTTTCCTCTCGCGCCGGCTTGCCGAGGGACTTGAGGAGGGCGCGCTGACCCAGCTTGCAAACGTTGCAACACTGCCCGGCATCCTCCGCTGTTCGCTTGGCATGCCCGACATTCACTGGGGATACGGGTTTCCCATCGGCGGAGTTGCTGCGTTTGATGAGGAGGAGGGAGTAATTTCTCCGGGCGGTGTCGGGTTTGACATTAACTGCGGGGTCCGGATGATCACAACGCCGCTGACCGTGACGGATATTCCCGATATGAAAGGACTCATTGAGGATCTGTTTGCAACGGTTCCAACCGGGGTCGGCTCAAAAAGTCCGGTGCGTCTCAGCCAGAATGATCTTTCCAATGTGCTTACGGACGGCGCGGCGAATGCGGTGGAGCTGGGGTACGGTATGGAAGGAGATGTCCGCCGGTGTGAAGAAAACGGCGCGATGCCCGGAGCGGAGCTTGAGTTCGTCAGTAAAAAAGCCCGGGCACGGGGAATTCCCCAGTGCGGGACGCTCGGGTCCGGCAACCACTTCCTTGAGGTGCAGGCGATCGATGAGATCCCCGACCCTGCAACCGCGAAGACCTTCGGGGTTGCCGAAGGCCAGATATGCGTGATGATCCACTGCGGGTCGCGGGGACTCGGTCATCAGGTCTGTACGGATCACCTGAAGGTGCTGGAAGAGGCGGTGAAGAAGTACGGCATCGATCTGCCGGACCGGCAGCTTGCCTGTGCTCCCCTGCACTCGCCGGAAGGCGAGGCGTACTTTGGGGCGATGGCGGCTTCTGCAAACTATGCCTGGGCGAACCGCCAGATCATTACACATCTGGTGCGCGAACTGTTTGTGAAGAGGTTCGGTATCGCCTATGAGGAGATGCCGCTCGTGTATGATGTTGCCCACAATGTGGCGAAGTGGGAAGAACACGAGACCGCAGATGCGGCGGCAGGCCGCCGCCGCGTCTGCGTCCACCGCAAAGGGGCGACCCGCGCCTTCGGCCCGGGCCGTTCCGAGATTGTGCAGGAGTTCCGGGATGCAGGACAGCCGGTGATTATTCCGGGCAGCATGGGAACGTCGTCATATCTGCTTGCAGGAACGACGACTGCAATGGAGCGGACGTTCGGCAGTACCTGTCACGGGGCAGGAAGAGTGCAGAGCAGATCATCTGCGAAGCGGAGCCTGACCGGTGCGGCGGTTGCCGAGGATCTTGCGAAACGCGGCATTATTGTCCGCGCCCCGAATGCTGCGGCAATTGCAGAAGAGGCACCCGATGTGTACAAGCCGAGCAGTGAGGTGGTGCAGGTGGTGCATGATGCAGGAATTTCCCGGATTGTGGCCCGGTTCCGGCCGCTCGGGGTGATTAAAGGATGA
- the bioB gene encoding biotin synthase BioB codes for MELITACKEKVLKGTMLTRDEALLLAGEDTDTLAAAADEIRRQFCGNSFDLCTILSGKSGGCTEDCIYCAQSMHHAAAIIPSPVTDISRHLPLIAENYSAGAVRCGIVTAGRTLTDEELTLLGKQYRLIHQACGIPFCASHGLLTEQQLLYLKDAGVVRYHANLETSRRYFPRICTTHTYDDKIAVIKAAQRAGLAVCSGGIFGIGETMADRIDMALELRELGIRSIPINILNPIPETPLADAVPLSLSEVKRIVALYRFLLPDAVIRLAGGRGLMPDRGRELFLSGANAAISGDMLTTAGVSLRDDQEMIRDSVLFWKRVVRDVWVDEKRNARKKNVVRA; via the coding sequence ATGGAACTGATAACGGCATGCAAAGAAAAAGTCCTCAAAGGCACCATGCTGACGCGGGACGAAGCTCTGCTTCTTGCAGGGGAAGATACGGATACACTTGCCGCCGCGGCAGATGAGATACGCAGACAGTTCTGCGGAAACTCATTTGATCTCTGTACCATCCTCAGCGGAAAAAGCGGCGGATGCACCGAGGACTGTATCTACTGTGCCCAGTCGATGCATCACGCAGCTGCGATCATTCCATCTCCGGTCACAGACATCAGCCGGCATCTTCCGCTTATCGCTGAAAATTATTCTGCGGGTGCAGTCCGCTGCGGGATTGTTACCGCCGGGAGAACGCTGACCGATGAGGAACTCACCCTCCTGGGGAAACAGTACCGCCTGATCCATCAGGCATGCGGGATCCCATTCTGTGCTTCGCACGGTCTGTTAACGGAGCAGCAGCTTCTGTATCTCAAAGATGCCGGTGTTGTCCGGTATCATGCGAATCTGGAAACATCCCGCCGTTATTTTCCCCGGATCTGTACGACCCACACCTACGATGACAAGATTGCGGTGATCAAAGCGGCGCAGCGTGCCGGTCTTGCGGTATGCAGCGGCGGTATCTTCGGTATCGGCGAGACAATGGCGGATCGTATCGATATGGCGCTGGAACTCCGGGAACTTGGCATCAGATCGATCCCGATCAATATTCTCAATCCCATCCCCGAAACCCCGCTTGCGGATGCTGTCCCCCTTTCCCTTTCCGAGGTGAAGCGGATCGTTGCCCTTTACCGGTTTCTTCTGCCGGATGCGGTCATCCGGCTTGCGGGGGGACGCGGGCTGATGCCGGACCGCGGGCGTGAGCTGTTTTTGTCCGGTGCAAATGCTGCAATCTCCGGAGATATGCTGACGACCGCGGGTGTTTCACTGCGGGATGATCAGGAAATGATCCGCGACTCGGTTTTGTTTTGGAAACGGGTCGTGCGTGATGTATGGGTGGATGAAAAAAGGAACGCACGAAAAAAGAATGTGGTCAGAGCATGA
- a CDS encoding biotin transporter BioY gives MYGDEKRARLLAASAIFVALIAVGGWISVPVLMIPFTMQNFFMLLAAAVMKRYAVIPVGLYVLLGTLGLPIFHNGTAGIGILLGPTGGFLIGFVVMAGIAGLLFEKQSVRFDILALAAFGVGAYAFAAGWFMISTGASFAAAVLACVVPFVIGDVIKSAVIEAIVLRLRRAGTELL, from the coding sequence ATGTATGGGGATGAAAAACGGGCGCGACTACTCGCCGCATCAGCGATCTTTGTAGCCCTCATTGCGGTCGGGGGATGGATTTCCGTACCGGTTCTGATGATTCCGTTTACGATGCAGAATTTTTTCATGCTGCTTGCCGCAGCCGTGATGAAACGGTATGCGGTGATTCCGGTCGGGCTGTATGTGCTGCTTGGAACACTCGGACTGCCGATCTTCCACAACGGAACAGCGGGAATCGGTATTCTTCTCGGACCGACGGGCGGGTTTCTGATCGGATTTGTGGTCATGGCCGGTATTGCCGGACTGCTGTTCGAAAAACAATCCGTGCGGTTTGACATCCTCGCGCTTGCGGCGTTCGGAGTCGGAGCCTATGCCTTTGCTGCGGGATGGTTCATGATCTCAACCGGTGCGTCATTCGCCGCCGCAGTTCTTGCCTGTGTTGTTCCGTTTGTGATCGGGGACGTCATCAAATCCGCGGTCATCGAGGCAATTGTTCTCCGGCTGCGCAGAGCCGGAACGGAGCTTCTGTGA
- a CDS encoding A24 family peptidase C-terminal domain-containing protein yields MHDLLPLAVSATAVLLTFLYASWQDLRTRTVLTVTWYPAAGIGGAAVLYFWYRQFQEPAAAAVSILAISLIVCVMMWLFAKAGMFGWADAKAMILLAATVPITPFAAWIFPSLALSTLVNAGVIALIVPAALLIRNTIRKEKAPFWLRCSGMPVPGDSLTRYFGFVAEEITDGDPIARTFLPAASSIRALKKNSALSIRNLRESPEKFARELDLYRRAGSVWITYGVPFMIPITLGYLLALAGLSLPDAVLSLLT; encoded by the coding sequence ATGCATGATCTCCTGCCGCTCGCAGTCTCCGCAACCGCGGTTCTCCTGACATTTCTCTACGCATCCTGGCAGGACCTCAGAACCCGTACCGTTTTAACCGTCACCTGGTATCCCGCCGCAGGTATCGGCGGAGCTGCAGTCCTGTACTTCTGGTACCGGCAGTTTCAGGAACCTGCTGCGGCCGCAGTCAGCATTCTTGCAATCTCCCTCATCGTCTGTGTCATGATGTGGCTGTTTGCAAAAGCAGGAATGTTCGGCTGGGCGGATGCAAAAGCCATGATACTTCTCGCCGCAACCGTTCCGATCACCCCGTTCGCCGCATGGATCTTTCCGTCGCTCGCTCTTTCAACCCTCGTCAACGCAGGCGTCATCGCTCTGATCGTTCCTGCGGCGCTGCTGATCCGAAACACCATCCGCAAAGAAAAAGCACCCTTCTGGCTCAGATGTTCCGGTATGCCGGTTCCGGGAGATTCCCTTACCCGGTACTTTGGTTTTGTCGCAGAGGAGATCACAGACGGCGATCCGATCGCAAGGACCTTCCTTCCCGCCGCAAGCTCCATTCGTGCACTGAAGAAAAACTCTGCCCTGTCGATCCGCAACCTCCGCGAATCCCCCGAAAAATTCGCCAGAGAGCTGGATCTCTACCGGCGAGCGGGCAGCGTCTGGATCACCTACGGCGTTCCCTTCATGATCCCGATCACCCTCGGCTACCTCCTCGCACTCGCAGGGCTCAGCCTGCCGGATGCAGTTCTGTCTCTTCTCACGTGA